Proteins from one Gossypium raimondii isolate GPD5lz chromosome 8, ASM2569854v1, whole genome shotgun sequence genomic window:
- the LOC105793682 gene encoding flavonoid 3'-monooxygenase CYP75B137: protein MAVITLYTVLIAVVAMSLLSLSFKKLRSTKVKLPPGPYGLPLVGYLPFLGRNIHQTFMELANIYGPIYKLSIGQKLFVLISCPTLAKEVVRDHDITFANRNPTIAALAFSFGGKDIAFTPYGPEWRMLRRIFVHEMQSNANLDAFYALRRNQVKKSIKDVYGKNGTTIDVGMLAYSTVINMITSMFWGGTLEGDIGANINAQFRAAVSELLIIWGKPNISDFFPFLASFDIQGIHGDMKRASRWIENIFDFVIDQRTKNNTKISNKDFLDFLLEFKDHETGKSLSRPQIKAFLADIVIGGTGTTSTSFEWTMAELMLHPEVMKKTQEELTEVVGDANVVEEYHFHKLPYLQAVVKETLRLHPSAPLLLPRCPSQSCTLGGYTIPKGAKVFLNAWAMHRDSQLWENPYEFRPERFVGDSNKLDFSGNKFHYIPFGSGRRMCAGLHLGERMLMYTLATFLHMFHWKVPDGEKPDTGEKFGVVLEKSTPLIVIPTPRLNNLKLYH from the exons ATGGCGGTAATAACACTTTACACTGTTCTGATAGCAGTAGTAGCCATGTCTCTGCTTTCACTGTCATTCAAGAAGCTGAGGAGCACAAAGGTTAAGTTGCCACCAGGCCCCTATGGCTTACCGCTCGTTGGCTACCTCCCATTTCTTGGCAGAAACATCCACCAAACTTTCATGGAATTGGCCAACATCTATGGTCCAATATACAAGCTCTCTATTGGACAGAAATTATTTGTCTTAATTAGCTGTCCCACCTTGGCAAAAGAAGTGGTACGTGACCATGACATCACATTCGCCAACCGCAACCCAACCATTGCAGCACTGGCTTTCTCTTTCGGTGGAAAGGATATTGCATTCACACCCTATGGGCCAGAATGGCGCATGCTGCGCAGGATCTTTGTCCATGAGATGCAGAGTAATGCCAATCTTGATGCATTTTATGCTCTTCGGAGAAACCAAGTCAAGAAAAGTATTAAAGATGTATATGGCAAGAATGGAACAACCATTGACGTGGGGATGCTAGCATATTCAACTGTCATCAACATGATAACCAGCATGTTCTGGGGTGGCACGCTTGAAGGAGACATAGGTGCTAACATCAATGCTCAGTTCCGAGCTGCAGTATCGGAACTCCTTATTATATGGGGGAAACCAAATATTTCGGATTTCTTTCCATTTCTGGCTAGTTTTGACATTCAAGGGATACACGGAGATATGAAAAGGGCATCACGATGGATAGAGAACATCTTCGATTTTGTCATAGATCaaagaactaaaaataatacaaaaatttctaATAAAGACTTTTTAGATTTCCTCTTGGAGTTCAAAGATCATGAGACAGGGAAGTCGCTCTCCCGACCACAAATCAAAGCCTTCCTTGCG GACATAGTAATTGGGGGCACCGGTACAACCTCCACCTCTTTTGAGTGGACAATGGCAGAACTAATGCTACACCCGGAAGTAATGAAAAAAACCCAGGAAGAATTGACAGAAGTTGTAGGTGATGCCAACGTTGTGGAGGAATATCACTTTCACAAACTGCCTTATCTGCAAGCAGTTGTGAAGGAGACATTAAGATTACACCCATCGGCCCCATTGTTGCTACCTCGCTGTCCTTCCCAAAGTTGCACCCTGGGTGGATATACTATTCCAAAAGGTGCAAAGGTGTTCTTGAATGCTTGGGCTATGCATAGGGATTCTCAACTTTGGGAGAATCCGTATGAGTTTCGGCCTGAGAGGTTTGTTGGTGATTCTAATAAACTGGACTTCTCTGGGAACAAATTTCACTATATTCCGTTTGGATCTGGTAGGCGAATGTGTGCGGGGCTTCACCTCGGGGAGAGGATGTTGATGTATACTTTGGCTACATTTCTGCACATGTTCCATTGGAAAGTTCCGGATGGTGAAAAGCCTGACACTGGTGAAAAATTTGGAGTTGTTTTGGAGAAATCAACGCCCTTGATTGTTATTCCGACCCCTAGATTGAACAACTTAAAGCTCTATCACTAG
- the LOC105792112 gene encoding amine oxidase [copper-containing] gamma 2, protein MESKPFFRFLFFFIAIAFLFAWTHLHYAPSPGVITLLDCASNSPWCTSSKNRLQSKQPTLTKTPRASTSQRRHHESAVPRHPLDPLTIQEFNKVRKILSSHALFKSSNNYALHSVVLEEPNKELVLKWKKGQPLFPRIASVIARANGVSHVLTVNLETDEVTVLNTAPPTGYPTMTVEDMTSATWAPLSNAKFNRTIIERGVNLKDVTCLPISLGWFGKKEENRRLIKVQCYSMEDTANFYMRPIEGLTVLLDMDTKEVVEVSDTGRSIPIPKATNTDYRFSEQKLQQDLNSINPISIEQPKGPSFVIEDEHLVKWANWEFHLKPDTRAGVMVSRAKVRDLESGVLRDVMYKGFTSELFVPYMDPTDAWYFKTYMDAGEYGFGLQAMPLDPLNDCPRNAYYMDGVFAAGDGVPYVRSNMVCVFERYTGDIGWRHAESPITGMEIKEVRPKVTLVVRMAASVANYDYIVDWEFQTDGLIRIKVGLSGILMVKGTAYENMNQVEGQENLFGTLLSENVIGVIHDHYITFYLDMDIDGSDNSFVNVNIKRQETSPGESPRKSYLKAVRNVARTEKDAQIQLKLYDPSEFHVINPTKKTRVGNPVGYKVVPGGTAASLLDHEDPPQKRGAFTNNQIWVTPYNRSEQWAGGLFVYQSHGEDTLDVWSERDRPIENKDIVVWYTLGFHHIPCQEDFPIMPTVSSSFDLKPVNFFESNPILRAPPYFEKDLPVCRPAYSA, encoded by the exons ATGGAATCAAAGCCATTCTTTCGtttcctctttttcttcatcGCCATAGCTTTCCTCTTCGCCTGGACTCACCTCCATTACGCGCCATCCCCTGGCGTCATCACCCTCCTCGACTGTGCCAGCAACTCTCCCTGGTGCACCTCCTCCAAGAACAGGCTTCAGTCCAAACAACCCACACTCACAAAAACCCCACGTGCCTCCACCTCCCAGCGTCGCCACCACGAGTCAGCTGTCCCTCGCCACCCACTCGACCCCCTCACCATCCAAGAGTTCAACAAGGTCCGCAAAATCCTTTCTTCCCACGCGCTCTTCAAGTCCTCCAATAACTACGCGCTCCATTCCGTCGTCCTAGAAGAACCCAACAAAGAACTTGTCCTTAAATGGAAAAAAGGCCAACCACTCTTCCCAAGAATAGCCTCCGTCATCGCACGTGCCAACGGCGTCTCGCACGTGCTGACTGTCAACTTAGAAACCGACGAAGTCACCGTTCTAAACACGGCTCCTCCGACCGGTTACCCGACGATGACGGTGGAAGACATGACCTCGGCTACGTGGGCTCCACTTTCGAACGCCAAGTTCAACCGTACGATCATCGAACGAGGCGTTAATCTTAAAGACGTGACATGCCTGCCGATATCCTTAGGTTGGTTCGGGAAAAAGGAGGAGAACAGGAGGTTAATTAAGGTACAGTGCTACTCCATGGAAGACACTGCAAACTTTTACATGAGACCAATCGAGGGCTTAACTGTTTTACTCGATATGGACACAAAAGAAGTGGTGGAGGTATCGGATACGGGTCGGTCCATCCCCATACCCAAAGCCACCAACACCGATTATCGTTTCTCGGAGCAGAAGCTCCAGCAGGATCTCAACTCTATAAACCCCATATCCATTGAACAGCCAAAGGGTCCAAGTTTTGTTATAGAAGATGAACATTTGGTGAAATGGGCAAACTGGGAATTCCATTTGAAACCCGATACGAGAGCAGGTGTGATGGTTTCTCGGGCGAAGGTCCGGGACCTTGAGAGTGGGGTGTTGAGGGATGTGATGTACAAAGGCTTTACTTCAGAATTGTTTGTTCCATACATGGACCCCACTGATGCATGGTATTTTAAGACTTACATGGATGCGGGCGAATACGGGTTCGGGTTGCAAGCTATGCCACTTGACCCGCTTAATGATTGTCCAAGAAATGCATATTATATGGATGGGGTGTTCGCCGCCGGTGATGGTGTACCCTATGTCCGATCAAACATGGTCTGCGTGTTTGAGAGGTACACAGGTGATATAGGGTGGCGGCATGCAGAGAGTCCAATTACGGGTATGGAG ATTAAGGAAGTAAGGCCAAAGGTGACTTTAGTGGTTCGAATGGCTGCATCAGTGGCTAACTATGATTATATTGTTGATTGGGAGTTCCAAACAGATGGACTTATCAGGATTAAG GTTGGACTTAGCGGCATTTTGATGGTGAAAGGGACTGCATATGAGAACATGAATCAAGTGGAAGGGCAAGAAAATCTGTTCGGTACCCTTCTGTCTGAAAACGTCATTGGCGTCATCCATGACCATTACATCACATTCTACTTGGATATGGACATAGACGGCTCTGATAACTCCTTTGTTAACGTAAATATCAAAAGGCAAGAAACTTCTCCAGGAGAGTCACCAAGGAAAAGCTATCTAAAAGCTGTTAGAAATGTGGCTAGAACAGAGAAAGATGCTCAAATTCAACTTAAACTCTATGACCCATCGGAGTTCCATGTTATCAATCCAACTAAAAAGACAAGGGTTGGGAACCCTGTCGGGTACAAGGTTGTTCCTGGTGGCACAGCAGCTAGTTTGCTGGATCATGAGGACCCACCACAGAAAAGAGGTGCATTCACAAATAACCAAATATGGGTCACTCCATATAACAGAAGTGAGCAATGGGCTGGTGGATTATTTGTTTACCAGAGCCACGGTGAAGACACACTTGATGTTTGGTCTGAAAG GGATCGACCAATCGAGAACAAGGACATTGTGGTTTGGTATACATTAGGGTTCCATCACATACCATGCCAGGAGGATTTTCCTATAATGCCAACAGTGTCATCAAGCTTTGATTTGAAGCCAGTTAATTTCTTCGAGAGCAACCCGATTCTTAGAGCCCCACCCTATTTTGAAAAGGATTTACCAGTTTGCAGGCCTGCTTATTCAGCATGA